The Actinomycetota bacterium genome includes a region encoding these proteins:
- a CDS encoding Fic family protein, which translates to MAKILNVYNKINTLRERYYRASIGKDALIRIINEAEVAEQVFNSNAIENSTLTLEETEKILLQIDLDRYISEREIFEAKNLARVVTYIDTKAKEQELSLNVILMLHKMLISNIRDDIAGRFRQDQEYVRVGSHIAPDPQVVVGRLEKMLAEFNAESHINIIKRVAKLHLVFEHIHPFVDGNGRIGRVVNNYLLIREGFVPINIKFIERNKYYEAFQEFDLKGSTKIMEAIVGKALTGSYHKRLAYLEGAEIMTLADYAKKFKLSHPNMINKAKRQTIEAFLEKGIWKIGVPNK; encoded by the coding sequence ATGGCAAAGATCCTGAATGTCTACAATAAGATCAATACCCTTCGGGAGCGATACTACAGGGCGTCAATAGGCAAAGACGCGCTTATTAGAATTATCAACGAGGCTGAAGTTGCCGAACAGGTATTTAACTCAAACGCCATCGAAAACAGCACCCTCACTTTAGAAGAAACAGAAAAGATTCTGCTCCAGATCGACCTCGATCGATATATCTCCGAACGTGAAATATTTGAGGCGAAGAATCTCGCCAGAGTCGTAACGTATATAGATACTAAGGCCAAAGAGCAAGAACTTTCCCTAAACGTCATTTTAATGCTGCACAAAATGCTTATCTCCAATATCCGCGACGATATTGCCGGCAGGTTTAGGCAAGATCAGGAATACGTTCGCGTAGGGAGTCATATCGCGCCTGACCCTCAGGTGGTCGTCGGTCGCCTCGAAAAAATGCTCGCGGAGTTCAATGCCGAAAGTCATATAAATATCATTAAGCGTGTAGCAAAGTTGCACCTCGTCTTTGAACACATTCATCCGTTCGTTGACGGTAACGGCCGTATCGGGCGTGTCGTTAATAACTATTTGCTGATACGCGAGGGCTTCGTTCCGATCAACATTAAATTTATTGAGAGAAACAAATATTACGAGGCTTTTCAGGAATTCGACTTAAAGGGTTCGACCAAGATCATGGAAGCGATAGTAGGCAAAGCCCTCACCGGCAGCTACCATAAACGGCTTGCATATTTGGAGGGCGCGGAAATAATGACGCTTGCCGATTATGCGAAAAAGTTTAAATTATCGCACCCAAATATGATTAATAAGGCAAAAAGGCAGACCATCGAAGCGTTTTTGGAGAAGGGCATCTGGAAGATCGGAGTTCCCAATAAGTAA
- the atpE gene encoding ATP synthase F0 subunit C has translation MEINLAHLGAGLAIGLGAIGPGVSVGIIAGKALEGMARQPEASATLRTTMIIGIVFAEAIALYSFVVSILLFSK, from the coding sequence ATGGAGATCAATCTTGCACATTTGGGTGCCGGCCTTGCTATCGGCCTCGGTGCTATCGGCCCCGGAGTGAGCGTAGGCATCATAGCCGGTAAGGCCCTCGAAGGCATGGCCCGTCAGCCGGAAGCCAGTGCTACCCTGAGAACGACGATGATCATCGGTATCGTGTTTGCCGAGGCTATCGCTCTTTATAGCTTCGTCGTCAGTATCCTGCTGTTCTCTAAGTAG
- the atpH gene encoding ATP synthase F1 subunit delta: MKDERVAREYAEALFDAAISDNALEKVAKEVELVGDLLTDPEFEGYFHSAKVGGEQKKSVFNKVFLHEVSVMTRNFFWILFDNGRENLFFEIRNEFDRLLDEHQKRVMARVITAIPLSDDLRAKIQVKLEESTKREVILETVVDPTIHGGMIVYANGQIIDASVKSRLSDLRDRLIQAR; encoded by the coding sequence ATGAAAGACGAGCGGGTAGCGAGGGAATACGCGGAAGCGCTATTTGACGCGGCGATTAGCGATAACGCGCTTGAGAAAGTCGCCAAAGAGGTCGAACTCGTGGGCGACTTGCTCACCGACCCGGAGTTCGAAGGGTATTTTCATTCGGCAAAAGTGGGCGGTGAACAGAAAAAGAGCGTTTTTAATAAAGTCTTTCTACATGAAGTATCGGTTATGACGCGCAACTTTTTCTGGATACTCTTCGACAACGGTAGGGAGAACTTGTTCTTTGAGATAAGAAACGAGTTCGACCGTCTCTTGGACGAACATCAAAAGCGGGTTATGGCCCGGGTCATCACGGCGATACCGCTCTCCGATGACCTGCGAGCGAAAATCCAAGTTAAGCTCGAAGAATCTACCAAGAGGGAAGTAATACTTGAAACCGTTGTCGACCCGACAATCCACGGCGGAATGATAGTCTACGCCAACGGGCAGATCATCGACGCCAGCGTAAAATCACGTTTAAGCGACTTACGCGACAGGCTAATTCAAGCGCGGTAA
- a CDS encoding AtpZ/AtpI family protein yields the protein MWETRHASDEDVERAGKGDRGENKPTEHKDSDKKITTSKDVSSRKANSSKRELVKLGHLGTELLAAVLVGTLIGWAIGRLAPRYATAIMILSIIFGAAAGFLNIYRAVIEMEQEEERQKRDFSK from the coding sequence ATGTGGGAAACCCGACACGCTTCGGATGAAGATGTCGAGAGAGCCGGCAAAGGCGACCGCGGCGAAAATAAACCAACCGAACACAAGGATTCCGACAAAAAAATAACGACAAGCAAGGACGTTAGTTCGAGGAAAGCCAACTCGTCAAAGCGTGAGTTGGTAAAGCTTGGGCATCTGGGGACCGAGCTTTTGGCCGCTGTTCTAGTCGGTACGCTCATAGGTTGGGCGATAGGGCGGCTAGCGCCCCGGTACGCGACCGCCATTATGATATTGAGTATTATATTCGGCGCGGCGGCCGGTTTCTTGAATATCTACAGAGCGGTCATCGAGATGGAGCAAGAAGAGGAGCGCCAAAAACGTGACTTCTCTAAGTAG
- the atpA gene encoding F0F1 ATP synthase subunit alpha, translating into MKIKSREIASLLRREIEEYEPQIEVEEVGTVLEARDGIAIVHGVRGCMAMEMLEFPNGAFGLALNLEEDNVGVVIMGDYLDIAEGDIVKRTGRIAEVPVGDGMLGRVVNSLGQPIDGKGPITPEAHRPIEWLAPGVVHRQPVKEPLQTGIKAIDSMIPIGRGQRELIIGDRRTGKTAIAIDAIINQKNTGVVCVYVAIGGKASTVAQVVETLERHDAMKYTIVVASPASDPAPMQYIAPYGGCAMAEHYLYNGKHTLVIYDDLSKQAQAYRQMSLLLRRPPGREAYPGDVFYLHSRLLERACKLSDELGGGSLTALPIIETLAGDVSAYIPTNVISITDGQIFLESDLFYSGVRPAVNVGISVSRVGGNAQIKAMKQVAGRLRLDLAQFRELEAFAQFGSELDKATLAQLARGQRMVELLKQGQFVPMVVEDQIISIFAGVRGFLDDIDVTKVGAFEKGLLEFVRGNYADLAKNIVEEKVISEENEKALGEIIKEFKTSFVGMAL; encoded by the coding sequence ATGAAAATAAAGTCGCGAGAGATCGCCTCTCTGTTGAGGCGGGAAATCGAAGAGTATGAACCTCAAATAGAGGTCGAAGAGGTTGGAACGGTTCTGGAGGCCCGAGACGGCATCGCGATAGTCCACGGCGTACGCGGCTGCATGGCGATGGAGATGCTCGAGTTCCCCAACGGCGCGTTCGGTCTTGCCCTCAACCTCGAGGAAGACAATGTCGGTGTCGTTATTATGGGTGACTACCTCGACATCGCCGAGGGCGATATCGTAAAGCGCACCGGCAGGATCGCCGAGGTCCCGGTCGGCGACGGTATGCTCGGCCGTGTCGTCAACTCGTTGGGTCAGCCGATCGACGGCAAAGGCCCGATAACACCGGAGGCACACCGCCCGATAGAGTGGCTGGCCCCGGGTGTTGTCCACAGGCAACCTGTTAAGGAGCCCTTGCAGACCGGCATCAAGGCTATCGACTCGATGATACCCATCGGTCGCGGACAGCGCGAGCTTATCATCGGCGACCGCAGAACCGGAAAGACCGCGATTGCGATTGACGCAATCATCAACCAAAAGAACACAGGCGTTGTCTGTGTCTATGTCGCCATCGGCGGCAAAGCATCGACCGTCGCGCAGGTCGTCGAGACCTTAGAGCGCCACGATGCCATGAAATACACCATCGTTGTAGCCTCTCCGGCCAGCGACCCCGCGCCGATGCAGTATATCGCACCGTACGGCGGCTGCGCTATGGCGGAGCACTATCTCTACAACGGCAAGCATACGCTGGTCATCTATGATGACTTGAGCAAGCAAGCTCAAGCGTATCGCCAGATGTCGCTATTGCTGAGACGCCCGCCGGGCCGCGAAGCATACCCGGGCGACGTCTTCTATCTACATTCGAGGCTGCTGGAGAGGGCGTGCAAGCTCAGCGATGAATTGGGCGGCGGTTCTCTTACGGCGCTGCCGATTATCGAGACGCTCGCGGGCGACGTTTCGGCGTATATCCCGACGAATGTCATCTCGATTACGGACGGCCAGATATTCCTCGAGTCCGACCTCTTCTATTCGGGCGTGCGCCCGGCGGTCAACGTCGGTATCTCGGTATCCCGAGTCGGCGGTAACGCGCAGATCAAAGCGATGAAGCAGGTAGCAGGACGTTTAAGACTCGACTTGGCGCAGTTCCGTGAACTGGAAGCGTTTGCGCAGTTCGGCTCAGAGCTGGACAAAGCGACGCTGGCACAGTTGGCGAGAGGCCAGCGCATGGTCGAGTTGCTGAAGCAAGGGCAGTTCGTGCCGATGGTGGTTGAAGACCAGATCATATCTATCTTCGCCGGTGTCCGCGGCTTCCTTGACGACATCGACGTGACAAAAGTCGGTGCGTTCGAGAAAGGCCTACTCGAGTTCGTCCGCGGCAATTACGCGGACTTGGCGAAGAACATCGTCGAAGAGAAGGTCATTTCAGAAGAGAATGAGAAAGCGCTCGGCGAAATCATCAAGGAATTCAAGACATCCTTCGTCGGCATGGCTCTATAG
- the atpF gene encoding F0F1 ATP synthase subunit B, translating to MIELNQPLIIYVTLAFIVLVIALAKFGFGPIVSMLDEREKTIRESIEQAENARLEAERMLKGYEERLAEARAEAHKIIAEGKQLGENLRAEIKAKADEEVKLMIAKAEDQINRDVEQAIKELRTEVGDLSVTLAAKVIEQELDKAAHEQLIESYLSEVGRLS from the coding sequence ATGATTGAATTAAACCAACCACTGATAATCTATGTGACTTTAGCTTTCATCGTGTTGGTGATTGCTTTAGCCAAATTTGGTTTCGGCCCGATCGTAAGCATGTTGGATGAGCGCGAGAAGACGATACGCGAATCCATCGAGCAGGCGGAGAACGCTCGGCTTGAGGCGGAGCGCATGCTCAAAGGTTATGAGGAGAGATTGGCCGAGGCGCGTGCCGAGGCGCATAAAATCATCGCCGAAGGCAAGCAACTTGGCGAAAATCTTAGAGCTGAGATTAAAGCCAAAGCTGATGAAGAGGTCAAGCTTATGATCGCGAAAGCGGAAGACCAGATCAACCGCGACGTAGAGCAGGCGATCAAAGAGTTAAGGACGGAGGTAGGCGACCTTAGCGTTACCTTGGCCGCAAAAGTAATCGAGCAAGAGTTGGATAAAGCCGCGCACGAGCAGCTTATCGAGAGTTATCTGAGTGAAGTGGGTCGTTTGTCATGA
- the atpC gene encoding ATP synthase F1 subunit epsilon: MADRKLLCEVVSPENIVYSGEADMVVALGVEGELGIMPRHIPIVTPLALGELRILNGGQRDFVSVLGGYLEFRNDKLTILADAAELSHEIDIARAEAKRLEREAEIAEARASGKILLEAEVSLRKALVRLRVAQKG, from the coding sequence ATGGCTGATCGCAAGCTTCTATGCGAAGTGGTAAGCCCTGAGAATATCGTCTATAGTGGAGAAGCCGACATGGTAGTCGCTCTCGGCGTCGAGGGTGAGCTGGGCATTATGCCGCGGCACATCCCTATCGTTACGCCGCTTGCCCTCGGTGAGTTGCGTATACTCAATGGCGGGCAGCGCGATTTTGTTTCCGTGTTGGGCGGTTATCTCGAGTTTAGGAATGATAAGCTCACAATACTTGCTGATGCGGCGGAGCTTTCGCACGAAATCGATATTGCCCGCGCCGAGGCGAAACGCCTCGAGCGGGAAGCAGAGATAGCCGAGGCGAGAGCATCAGGTAAGATACTCCTTGAGGCCGAGGTAAGCTTGAGAAAAGCGCTTGTCAGGCTCAGGGTGGCACAAAAAGGCTAA
- the atpG gene encoding ATP synthase F1 subunit gamma, with protein sequence MSKARAVLSRIKSVESTRQITKTMEMVATAKIKRAQSRIEAARPYAIKMVDVLNSVAQHVGAGSHPLLEVHEETKNVVIIPVTSNRGLCGAFNMNILRRAEAIYRDETAQGREVSFVAVGRKGAGYLRFAEYNIIAAHTEFTDRPTFIEAKAVADKVVEMYQEGSIDKVYIVFNHFKSALEQKPTTHQLLPVKQAEISGGGGGEAEAGGTSVEHEFEPDAVRVLYDLLPRYVNTVVLRALMESAASEHAARRIAMKNATDSATEMIENLTRWYNRARQAQITQEIAEIVGGANALQEA encoded by the coding sequence ATGTCAAAGGCAAGAGCAGTACTTAGCAGAATAAAAAGTGTCGAGAGCACGCGCCAAATCACCAAGACTATGGAGATGGTGGCGACCGCTAAGATAAAGCGGGCGCAATCCCGAATCGAGGCGGCACGGCCGTATGCGATAAAAATGGTCGATGTCTTAAACAGCGTCGCCCAGCATGTCGGGGCGGGCAGCCATCCGTTGCTCGAGGTTCATGAAGAGACCAAGAATGTCGTGATTATTCCGGTCACTTCCAACCGGGGGCTCTGCGGGGCGTTCAATATGAACATCCTGCGGCGCGCGGAGGCGATATACCGCGACGAGACGGCCCAAGGCCGCGAGGTATCTTTTGTAGCCGTCGGCCGCAAGGGCGCGGGTTATTTAAGATTTGCCGAATATAACATTATCGCGGCGCATACCGAGTTTACCGACCGCCCGACCTTTATCGAGGCGAAAGCGGTTGCGGATAAAGTCGTCGAGATGTATCAGGAAGGCTCCATCGACAAGGTCTACATTGTGTTCAATCATTTCAAATCGGCGCTGGAGCAAAAGCCGACGACCCATCAGCTACTCCCCGTAAAACAAGCGGAGATATCGGGTGGCGGCGGCGGCGAGGCCGAAGCGGGCGGGACGAGTGTCGAGCACGAGTTCGAGCCGGACGCGGTGCGAGTGCTATACGATCTATTGCCGCGCTATGTCAATACAGTCGTTCTTAGGGCGCTGATGGAATCGGCTGCGAGCGAGCACGCCGCGCGCCGGATAGCGATGAAGAACGCGACCGACAGCGCGACAGAGATGATAGAGAATCTCACCAGGTGGTACAACCGGGCGAGGCAGGCGCAAATCACGCAAGAGATCGCTGAGATTGTCGGCGGCGCCAATGCCCTGCAAGAGGCATAG
- the atpB gene encoding F0F1 ATP synthase subunit A, with amino-acid sequence MAAEQVAGAEQSSEAGAVMSHILEEFSLSNEYAFKFFGIPLPHGPSMHLFGLDFSINKAVVVVWLATFITIGLVWYTGRGGGLVARGRLRNFIEAMVQFVKVDIVEANIGTHEGKKWLPFIGALFFLILFSNLLGLIPGSNSPTSNINMTATLAIIVFLTFVGAGMVKQGPFAYMKNLAPHGMPGWLYVILYPLEIFSQLAKPLSLALRLFANLLAGHILILSLLALIIMSGSIIVAPIPFAFSIIMYAFEIFVAFIQAYIFAVLSAIYIGAAIHPEH; translated from the coding sequence ATGGCAGCAGAGCAAGTAGCCGGAGCCGAGCAATCCAGCGAAGCCGGCGCGGTAATGTCTCACATACTCGAGGAGTTTAGTCTCTCGAACGAGTATGCCTTCAAATTTTTCGGCATCCCATTGCCGCACGGCCCCAGTATGCACCTTTTCGGTCTTGATTTTTCCATAAACAAAGCGGTCGTCGTCGTATGGTTGGCTACATTTATAACGATTGGCCTTGTCTGGTACACGGGCAGGGGCGGAGGGCTTGTCGCGAGGGGCCGGCTGAGAAATTTCATCGAGGCGATGGTGCAGTTTGTAAAAGTCGATATCGTCGAAGCGAACATAGGTACGCATGAGGGGAAGAAATGGCTTCCATTCATAGGCGCGCTCTTCTTTTTGATTCTATTCAGCAACCTACTGGGTCTTATTCCCGGCTCAAACTCCCCGACCAGCAACATCAACATGACCGCGACGCTCGCGATCATCGTCTTCCTCACCTTTGTGGGTGCGGGAATGGTGAAGCAGGGGCCGTTCGCGTATATGAAGAACCTGGCTCCGCACGGTATGCCGGGATGGCTCTACGTCATCCTTTATCCATTAGAGATATTCAGCCAGCTTGCTAAACCGCTCTCGCTGGCCTTGCGACTCTTTGCTAACCTGCTGGCGGGGCATATACTCATTCTGTCCTTGCTGGCTCTGATAATCATGTCCGGCAGTATCATCGTCGCACCTATCCCATTCGCATTCTCCATTATCATGTATGCGTTTGAGATATTTGTCGCTTTTATCCAGGCATATATATTCGCGGTATTGTCAGCGATATATATTGGCGCAGCTATCCATCCTGAACATTAG
- a CDS encoding cytidine/deoxycytidylate deaminase family protein, with protein sequence MDYDNGRSGPPLSERPSDSRPSWDEYFLNITKQVSQRATCVRRKVGALLVRDKRILATGYNGAPSGVRHCIDIGCLREIQGIASGERHELCRGLHAEQNALIQAALYGIAVGGATIYCTHQPCVLCAKMLINAGIKEIFFEQGYPDLLAQELLEEAGVRLLRISFDNGS encoded by the coding sequence ATGGACTATGATAACGGGCGGAGCGGCCCGCCTCTCTCGGAGCGGCCTTCCGATTCGAGGCCCTCTTGGGACGAGTATTTCTTAAACATCACCAAACAGGTCTCCCAGCGCGCGACCTGTGTCAGGCGAAAGGTCGGGGCGCTTCTCGTGCGCGATAAGCGCATCCTCGCGACCGGCTACAACGGCGCGCCGTCGGGTGTTCGGCACTGTATAGATATCGGCTGCTTGCGTGAGATTCAGGGTATAGCATCGGGCGAGCGCCACGAACTCTGCCGCGGCCTTCACGCCGAGCAGAACGCGCTTATTCAGGCGGCGCTCTACGGCATCGCGGTCGGCGGGGCGACGATTTATTGCACACACCAACCGTGTGTGCTCTGTGCTAAGATGCTTATTAATGCGGGCATTAAAGAGATATTTTTTGAGCAAGGCTATCCCGACCTGCTCGCGCAAGAGTTGCTGGAAGAGGCTGGGGTCAGGCTTTTGCGGATTTCCTTTGACAACGGCAGCTGA
- the murA gene encoding UDP-N-acetylglucosamine 1-carboxyvinyltransferase — protein sequence MSNGSKFVVEGGNRLSGRIKVGGAKNSALKLMAAALLTEETTILTNVPIINDVKTMAAVLERLGARVAYSEPGVVEIKPTYPLYPEAPYELVSQMRASIIVLGPLLARLGKARVAMPGGCNIGLRKIDMHIRGLEAFGARFEVGHGFIEAYSEKLVGAKIALDYPSVGATENLLMAATLAEGETVIANAAREPEIVDLADFLNMMGARIKGAGTSTIVVEGVNKLHGGEYRVMPDRIEAGTFLVAAAITKGDVVLEDVSPEHLELAVSKLRSIGAIVKVGVGEIRVIGRDAIRPADIATLPYPGFPTDLQTQFMTILAIAEGTSIITENIFENRFMFVAELNRMGSDIKTEGRHAVIRGVAGLSGAPVNAPDLRGGAALVVAGLVAEGVTEIADIYHIDRGYHDFEQKLRAVGASIERV from the coding sequence ATGAGTAATGGTTCGAAGTTCGTCGTCGAGGGCGGCAACCGGCTCTCTGGAAGAATAAAGGTGGGCGGCGCGAAAAATTCCGCCCTCAAGCTGATGGCGGCGGCTTTGTTGACGGAAGAGACGACGATTCTCACGAACGTCCCGATAATAAACGACGTCAAGACGATGGCTGCGGTGCTCGAAAGGTTGGGCGCCAGGGTCGCGTATAGTGAGCCCGGCGTCGTCGAGATAAAGCCGACATACCCGCTTTATCCTGAAGCCCCTTATGAATTGGTAAGCCAGATGAGGGCCTCTATCATCGTCTTAGGGCCGCTTTTAGCGCGCCTTGGAAAAGCCCGGGTCGCTATGCCCGGCGGTTGCAATATCGGCTTGCGTAAAATAGACATGCACATACGAGGCTTGGAGGCGTTCGGGGCGCGGTTCGAGGTAGGCCACGGCTTTATCGAGGCTTACTCGGAGAAGCTGGTGGGCGCGAAGATAGCCCTGGACTATCCGAGTGTGGGCGCGACCGAGAACCTGTTGATGGCGGCTACGCTGGCCGAGGGCGAGACGGTAATCGCCAATGCCGCCAGGGAGCCGGAGATAGTCGACCTCGCCGACTTTCTCAACATGATGGGCGCCAGGATAAAAGGCGCCGGTACTTCTACTATCGTGGTCGAGGGGGTCAATAAGCTGCACGGGGGCGAATACCGTGTCATGCCCGACCGTATCGAGGCCGGGACATTCCTGGTCGCCGCCGCAATCACCAAGGGCGACGTCGTGCTCGAAGACGTATCCCCGGAGCACTTAGAACTCGCCGTCAGCAAGCTCCGCAGTATCGGGGCTATCGTCAAGGTGGGCGTGGGCGAGATTCGAGTCATCGGGCGCGACGCAATCCGCCCGGCGGACATAGCCACGCTGCCGTATCCGGGGTTTCCTACCGACCTCCAGACGCAGTTCATGACGATTTTGGCTATCGCCGAAGGGACGAGCATCATCACCGAGAATATCTTTGAAAACCGCTTCATGTTCGTCGCGGAACTCAACCGGATGGGCAGTGATATCAAGACCGAAGGGCGTCATGCCGTCATTCGAGGCGTGGCCGGTTTGAGCGGGGCGCCGGTAAACGCGCCCGACCTGAGGGGCGGGGCCGCGCTGGTCGTCGCCGGCCTGGTCGCCGAAGGCGTCACCGAGATAGCCGACATCTACCACATCGACCGGGGCTATCACGATTTTGAGCAGAAACTGCGGGCGGTAGGCGCGAGCATCGAGCGAGTGTAG
- the atpD gene encoding F0F1 ATP synthase subunit beta produces the protein MGVGKIVQIIGVVLDAEFDASELPPIYNALKISAETPNGTVEVIAEVQQHLEGNKVRAVAMSSTDGLVRGMDVLDTGAPITVPVGDGTLGRILNVLGEPIDTDTPVPAAERYPIHRKPPEFDQLKPTAEILETGIKVIDLLAPYVKGGKIGLFGGAGVGKTVLIMELIHNIATKHGGNSVFTGVGERTREGNDLWLEMKESGVIDKTSLVFGQMNEPPGSRLRVGLTGLTVAEYFRDQGRDVLLFIDNIFRFTQAGSEVSALLGRMPSAVGYQPTLGTEMGDLQERITSTRTGSITSVQAIYVPADDLTDPAPATAFTHLDATTVLSRQISELGIYPAVDPLDSSSRILEPGAVGEEHYTVARNVQQILQRYKELQDIIAILGMDELSEEDKLIVMRARKIQKFLSQPFNVAEAFTGQEGRYVPLADTIRGFKEIVDGMHDSLSEQAFYMVGSIEEAIEKNADMAAQVAS, from the coding sequence ATGGGCGTAGGTAAAATTGTGCAGATTATCGGTGTCGTTCTAGACGCGGAATTCGATGCGAGCGAGTTGCCTCCGATATATAACGCGCTCAAGATTTCGGCTGAGACGCCCAATGGGACAGTTGAGGTCATTGCCGAAGTGCAGCAGCACTTGGAGGGCAATAAAGTACGCGCCGTAGCGATGTCATCGACCGACGGTTTAGTAAGGGGCATGGATGTTTTGGACACCGGGGCTCCGATAACCGTACCGGTCGGCGACGGCACGCTCGGGAGAATTCTCAACGTTTTGGGTGAGCCGATAGATACCGACACGCCGGTTCCGGCAGCGGAGCGGTATCCGATTCACCGCAAGCCGCCGGAGTTCGACCAGTTGAAGCCGACCGCTGAGATTTTGGAGACCGGCATCAAGGTCATCGACCTTCTGGCACCTTATGTAAAGGGCGGTAAAATCGGTCTCTTCGGCGGAGCCGGTGTAGGCAAGACCGTTCTCATTATGGAGCTTATCCATAATATCGCGACCAAACACGGTGGTAACTCGGTCTTCACAGGGGTAGGCGAGCGCACACGCGAGGGTAACGACCTCTGGCTCGAGATGAAGGAGTCGGGCGTTATCGACAAGACCTCGCTGGTCTTCGGCCAGATGAACGAGCCCCCGGGCTCGCGTCTACGTGTCGGCCTGACCGGCCTTACCGTCGCGGAATACTTCCGTGACCAGGGAAGAGACGTTCTTCTCTTTATCGACAACATCTTCCGCTTCACACAAGCGGGCTCCGAAGTATCGGCGCTCCTCGGGCGTATGCCGTCAGCGGTAGGCTATCAGCCGACGCTCGGCACCGAGATGGGCGACCTGCAGGAGAGAATCACATCGACCCGGACGGGTTCTATCACGTCGGTACAGGCGATTTATGTCCCCGCCGACGACCTGACCGACCCGGCGCCGGCGACCGCGTTTACGCACTTGGATGCGACGACCGTTCTCTCGCGCCAAATCTCGGAGCTTGGTATTTACCCGGCGGTCGACCCGCTCGACTCGAGTTCAAGGATTCTCGAGCCCGGCGCCGTCGGCGAAGAGCACTACACGGTAGCCCGTAATGTGCAGCAGATTCTGCAGCGCTACAAAGAGCTTCAGGACATCATCGCGATTCTCGGTATGGACGAGCTTTCCGAAGAGGACAAGCTTATCGTTATGAGGGCGAGGAAGATCCAGAAGTTCTTGAGTCAGCCCTTCAACGTGGCCGAGGCGTTTACCGGTCAAGAGGGTAGGTATGTGCCGCTTGCCGATACCATCCGCGGCTTCAAGGAGATCGTCGATGGTATGCACGACTCGCTGTCGGAGCAGGCGTTCTATATGGTCGGCTCAATCGAAGAGGCCATAGAGAAGAATGCGGATATGGCCGCTCAGGTGGCTTCGTAA